The genomic stretch CCGCGCAGCCGGACGCGCCCGCGCAGCCGCAGTGACGGCAGGCCGCGCAGCCGGACGCGCCCGCGCGGCCGCAGGGACGACGGGCCGCGCAGCCGGACGCGCCGGCGCGGCCGCAGGGACGGCGGGCCGCGTGTGGCCGGTGCGCGGGCGTCGGCGGGCGCGCAGCGCCGGTCACCGCGCAAACGCGCGGTCGACGAGGGCGCGCAGCGCCGCGCGTCGCCGGCGGACGGAGTGCGCGAGGGCGAGCTGGCCGCGGGCGCGGACCTCGTTGTGCTCGCGCCGGCTCGCGAACCGCGCCGGATCCCAGCCGAAGTAGCGGTCTTCGACCACGTCGACGCAAAACCGCGCGGCCAGCTCGACGCACACCGTCTCGAGCCCCGCGATCAGGTCGGCGCGCTCGATCGGCGTGAGCAGCGCGCCGGCGGCGTCCGCGTAGCCGCGCAGCGCTCTTGCGACCAGCTCCTCGTCGATCTCGGGAGCGGACACGTCTTCGCCGTGGGGGTTGCACCACGACCGCAGCGCGTCGCCGAGTTCGTAGGCCATCGTCTGGCGACCGACCGTGTCGAGATCGATGAGACACAGGGCGCGCGGCGGCGCTTCGCGCGCGAACAGGACGTTCGAGATCTTCAGGTCGCCGTGCGCGAGGCGGCGCGGCGCCGGCGCGAGCACCGGCAGGTCGGCCGCCGCCGCGAGAATGTCCCGCGCCAGCGGCCGGTCGCCGGCCACCGCGCGCAGCCGGGCCAGGTGCGCCGCGGTGTCGTGCACGCCCGGTCGCGCGGACCGCAACGGCGCGCCGAAGTCGGCCAGCGCCCGGTGAAACCGCGCGATCGCGGCGAAGCCGGCCTCGGCGTGGGCCGCGCCGGGGCAGCGGTGGTGCGTGGCGCCGTCGACGTATGTCAACGCGCGCCAGATTGCGCCGTCGACTGCCAGGGAAGTGGCGCCGTCGCGCGTGCGCACGAGGCGAGGCGTGTACACGCCCTTGTGCGCCAGGTGTTCGGTCACCGCGTCGATGTCGTCGTTGACCTCGGCGCGGAATACCGGGTGGAGGCGTTGGAGCACGATCGGCCGGTCGCCCGCGACGACGCGGTACGTGCGGTTGATCAGGCCGCCGGCGACCGGTTCGGCGACGGCCCCCGCGATGCCGTACGCGGCGAGCACGGCGGGCGGCGGCGCGGCGTCGTCGGTCACGGCCGGACGATGTCGAGCAGCTCGACGTCGAACACGAGCATACCCTGCGGCGCGCCGGGCTTGCCCTTGTAGGCGAGCTCCTCGGGGATCCAGAAGCGGAACTTGTCGCCCTTGTGCATCAGCTGCACCCCCTCGGTCCATCCGGCGATGACGCGGTCGAGCGGAAACTCGGCCGGCTGGCCGCGCGCGACGGAGCTGTCGAACATCTTGCCGTCGGTGGTCCACCCCGTGTAGTGGACGCGCACGATGCTCTTTGCGCCCGGCGTCGCGCCGCCGCCGCCTTGCTTCAGCACCCGATACGCGAGGCCCGACGGCGTGCGCTTGGCATCCTTCGGCGGCGCGGCGACGTCCTTGGGGGCCGGGATCGGCTTCGGCGCCGGCTTGATGTCGAGCAGCTCGATGTCGAACACGAGCATGCCCTGCGGCGCGCCGGGCTTGCCCTTGTAGGCGAGTTCCTCCGGGATCCACAGCCGCGCCTTGTCGCCCTTGCGCATCATCTGCACGCCTTCGCTCCAGCCGGGGATGACCTTGTCGAGCGGAAACGTCGCCGGCCGGTTGCGGGTCACCGAGCTGTCGAACATCTCGCCGTCCGTCGTCCATCCGGTGTAGTGGACCGTCACCGTGTCCTGCGGGCCGGGGCGTTGCTTGCCGCCGCCTCGCGACAGGATCTTGTAGGCGAGGCCCGACGGCGTGCGCTTGGCGTCCTTCGGCGGCGCGGCGACGTCGGGCGGCGCCGGCAGCGGCTTGGGACCCGGCGTGATGTCGAGCAGCTCGACGTCGAACACGAGCATGCCCTGCGGCGCGCCGGGCCGACCCTTGTACGCCAGGTCTTCCGGGATCCAGAAGCGGAACTTGTCGCCCTTGCGCATCAGCTGGACGCCCTCGGTCCAGCCGGGGATCACCTGCTTGAGCTGAAACGTGGCGGGGCGCCCCTTGACGACGGAGCTGTCGAACATCTTGCCGTCGGTGGTCCACCCGGTGTAGTGGACCTTGACCCGGTCCCACGCGTGCGGGCTCGGCCCATCGCCGGGGCCCTTGTGCAGGACCTTGTAGGCCAGGCCGCTGGCCGTCTTGGTCGCGTCGGCCGGCGGCGCCGCGACATCCGGCGGCGCCGGCAGCGGCTCGCGCGCGCCCGGCTTGCGGGGCTGGTCCGGGTTGGCCGCCGCGGTCGCGGTCGCCGTGGCCGGCTTGGCGTCGCCGTCGTCTTGTGCGCGGCGGGTCTGGCACGCGGCGGCGAGCGCGCAGGCGGCAGTCCAGAGGGCGAGTCGATGAACCATGCGCGGCACTCTACCGCATGGCCGGCTCGCGCGCAGGCCGGCCGTCATCCGAGCGCCGGGCGGGTGAGGTTGTGCGGCGCATCGCCGACGATGGCGATGTCGTCCTCGATGCGCACGCCGCCGAACGGGGCGATCGCATCGACCGCGTTCCAGCGGACGAGCGCCGCGTGTTCGCTCGCGCGCACCGGCCGCAGCAGCTTCGCGATGAAGTAGCAGCCCGGTTCGATGGTCACCACGTGGCCGTCGCGCAAGACCGCCGTCGTGCGCAGATAGGGGTTGTCCGTGCGCGGCGCGGTGGGGCGGCAGCCGACGTCGTGCGTCTGCAGGCCGAGCGAGTGGCCGAGGCCGTGCGGAAAGAACGCGCGGGTGATCCCGGTATCCACGAGCGCGTCGGCGGGGCCGACGGCGAGGTCGAGGTCGACGAGCGCCTGCGCGAGCAGGGCGTGCGCCTCGTCGTGCAGGTGCTCGAACGCGACGCCGGCGCGCGCTCGCAGGCACAGTTGCTGTTGCAATGCCTCGACCGCGGCGATCAGCGCGCGGAATCCGTCGGCCGCGGCGCCGCTGCCGGCGACGTGCGTGCGCGTGATGTCGGCGTGATAGCCGAAGCAGGTCGCGCCGGCGTCGA from Deltaproteobacteria bacterium encodes the following:
- a CDS encoding FKBP-type peptidylprolyl isomerase, yielding MTAGLRASRPCGRVPRMVHRLALWTAACALAAACQTRRAQDDGDAKPATATATAAANPDQPRKPGAREPLPAPPDVAAPPADATKTASGLAYKVLHKGPGDGPSPHAWDRVKVHYTGWTTDGKMFDSSVVKGRPATFQLKQVIPGWTEGVQLMRKGDKFRFWIPEDLAYKGRPGAPQGMLVFDVELLDITPGPKPLPAPPDVAAPPKDAKRTPSGLAYKILSRGGGKQRPGPQDTVTVHYTGWTTDGEMFDSSVTRNRPATFPLDKVIPGWSEGVQMMRKGDKARLWIPEELAYKGKPGAPQGMLVFDIELLDIKPAPKPIPAPKDVAAPPKDAKRTPSGLAYRVLKQGGGGATPGAKSIVRVHYTGWTTDGKMFDSSVARGQPAEFPLDRVIAGWTEGVQLMHKGDKFRFWIPEELAYKGKPGAPQGMLVFDVELLDIVRP